One Streptomyces hundungensis DNA segment encodes these proteins:
- the aroA gene encoding 3-phosphoshikimate 1-carboxyvinyltransferase, whose translation MTETPVHPALWPAPLASGAVDATITVPGSKSVTNRGLVLAALAAEPGWLRRPLRSRDTLLMAEALRALGVGIEETVGPDGTGEAWRVIPAGLHGPATVDVGNAGTVMRFLPPVATLADGPIRFDGDPRSYERPLGGVIDGLRALGARVDDDNRGALPMTVHGAGALEGGRVEIDASSSSQFVSALLLSAPRFNQGVEVRHVGAKLPSLPHIRMTVDMLRCVGAQVDEPETGGEPNVWRVSHSALLGRDLTVEPDLSNAQPFLAAALITGGTVVIPDWPSRTTQPGDQLRRIFTEMGGTCQLTDRGLVFKGSGRIHGIDVDLSEVGELTPGIAAVAALADSPSTLRGVAHLRLHETDRLAALTKEINELGGDVTETEDGLHIRPRPLHGGVFHTYDDHRMATAGAIIGLAVEGVQVENVATTAKTLPDFPEMWDAMLTGSGS comes from the coding sequence ATGACCGAAACACCCGTGCACCCCGCCCTCTGGCCCGCCCCCCTAGCGAGCGGAGCCGTCGACGCGACGATCACCGTGCCCGGATCGAAATCGGTCACCAATCGCGGACTCGTCCTGGCGGCGCTCGCCGCCGAGCCCGGCTGGCTGCGCCGCCCCCTGCGCTCGCGCGACACCCTGCTGATGGCGGAGGCGCTGCGCGCCCTGGGCGTCGGCATCGAGGAGACCGTGGGCCCCGACGGTACGGGCGAGGCCTGGCGGGTGATCCCGGCCGGCCTGCACGGCCCGGCCACCGTCGACGTCGGCAACGCCGGTACGGTCATGCGCTTCCTGCCGCCGGTGGCGACCCTCGCCGACGGCCCCATCCGCTTCGATGGTGACCCCCGTTCCTACGAGCGCCCGCTGGGCGGCGTCATCGACGGACTGCGCGCGCTCGGTGCCCGCGTCGACGACGACAACCGCGGCGCGCTCCCGATGACCGTGCACGGCGCGGGCGCCCTCGAAGGCGGCCGGGTGGAGATCGACGCCTCCTCCAGCTCCCAGTTCGTCTCGGCCCTGCTCCTGTCCGCGCCCCGCTTCAACCAGGGCGTCGAGGTGCGGCACGTGGGCGCCAAGCTGCCCTCGCTTCCGCACATCCGGATGACCGTGGACATGCTGCGCTGCGTCGGCGCCCAGGTGGACGAGCCGGAGACGGGCGGCGAGCCGAACGTGTGGCGGGTCTCGCACTCGGCGCTGCTCGGCCGCGATCTGACGGTCGAGCCCGACCTTTCCAACGCCCAGCCGTTCCTGGCCGCGGCCCTCATCACGGGCGGCACGGTCGTCATCCCCGACTGGCCGTCCCGCACCACCCAGCCCGGCGACCAACTGCGCCGGATCTTCACCGAGATGGGCGGCACCTGCCAACTGACCGACCGCGGCCTGGTGTTCAAGGGTTCCGGCCGCATCCACGGCATCGACGTGGACCTGAGCGAGGTCGGCGAACTGACCCCCGGCATCGCGGCCGTCGCGGCCCTCGCCGACTCCCCCTCCACGCTGCGCGGCGTCGCACACCTGCGCCTGCACGAGACGGACCGGCTCGCCGCCCTCACCAAGGAGATCAACGAGCTGGGCGGCGATGTGACGGAGACCGAGGACGGCCTGCACATCCGGCCGCGCCCGCTGCACGGCGGTGTCTTCCACACCTACGACGACCACCGGATGGCGACGGCCGGCGCGATCATCGGCCTCGCCGTCGAGGGCGTCCAGGTGGAGAACGTGGCGACGACGGCCAAGACGCTGCCCGACTTCCCCGAGATGTGGGACGCCATGCTGACGGGGTCCGGAAGCTGA